From Aptenodytes patagonicus chromosome 1, bAptPat1.pri.cur, whole genome shotgun sequence, one genomic window encodes:
- the LOC143155830 gene encoding C-type lectin domain family 4 member E-like: MCCPKGWKHFQKSCYYVSDDKMPWAESVQNCTRMESRLVVINSKAEQAFLTNELRQSRIGTNYYIGLRAQVVGHWRWVDQTPYNETAAFWRTGEPSNVAVEMCVVIQSTTEIDNWNDARCESHNRICEAAAVTA; encoded by the exons ATGTGCTGCCCGAAGGGCTGGAAACACTTCCAAAAGAGCTGCTATTACGTGTCAGATGACAAGATGCCCTGGGCTGAGAGTGTGCAGAACTGCACTAGGATGGAATCCCGCCTGGTGGTGAtcaacagcaaagcagagcag GCTTTCCTCACTAACGAGCTACGACAATCTCGAATAGGAACGAATTACTACATCGGTCTGCGTGCACAGGTGGTGGGCCACTGGCGGTGGGTGGACCAGACTCCGTATAATGAGACGGCAGC GTTCTGGCGGACAGGGGAACCAAGTAATGTGGCTGTTGAGATGTGCGTTGTAATCCAGAGTACTACAGAAATAGACAACTGGAATGATGCCCGCTGTGAGAGCCATAATCGAATTTGTGAAGCTGCAGCAGTAACTGCGTGA